Genomic window (Drosophila albomicans strain 15112-1751.03 chromosome X, ASM965048v2, whole genome shotgun sequence):
GtaatagagagaaagagagcgggagagagaacgacaaaaatgcaatgcaaatgagAAACAATTCCAAAATTCGCCCTTAAAATTTTCGGCCAAGCGCATTCCAAATTGTTAGTCTAAAAAGTCTTAAAAGTCGGAGCAAAGAGAGAAGTGAGGAAGAAGTGGAGCAGCCAGAGAATGCGAGAGATAGTCACGCTGCAGATCGGCGGTGCCGGCAATGCAATTGGCGATGCGGTAAGTAAAAGGAAATCGTGAGCGTGAGAGAGGATTTTACCACCAGACCTTGTACTTGAACTTCTTAGTTCTGGCATGTGATCTCACATGAGCATGGCGTGGACTATGCAACCGGACGCTTTGGCGGCACCAGTCCGCTGCAGCTGGAGCGCATCAATGTGTTCTTCAATGCCACCGCCAGCAAGCGTCTCTATGCCCGGACCATCATCATCGACACGGAGGCGAGCACCATACAGCGTCTCAACTCTAGCAGTCAACTGTATCGGCCGGAGAACATGGTCGCCGGGTCGGAGAGCGCTGGTAATAATTTCGCCCGTGGCTATCACACGGATGGGGCCGAGATCCTCGACCAGGTGCTGGACAATACGCGACGCGAGGTCGAGTCGGTGGATTCATTTCAGGGCTTTCAATTGCTGCACTCGATTGGCGGCGGCACCGGCTCCGGTTTGACATCGCTGATCATGGAGGCGCTCGTCGAACAATATCCGGATAATTTGCTCTGCAATTATGTGACCATACCATCGCCGAATATGTCCCAAGTGGTGGTGGAGCCGTACAATGCGCTGCTTAGCATTCCGGCGTTGGTGAACAATTcgcatttgacattttgctTGGACAACGAGGCGTTGTTTCAGATCTGCAATCGCAATCTCAAGATCCAAATGTCCGGCTACGAGCACATCAATCACATTGTTGCCCTCACCATGTCGGGTATAACGACTTGTTTGCGCTTTCCCGGACAATTGAATGCGGGCCTGCGCAAGATCTATGTGAACATGGTACCATTTCCTCGTCTTCACTTTCTTATACCCGGCTTTGCTCCGCTCGTCACCtgcaagcagcaacagtttaGCAAGGGCACCGTTTCGGAGCTAGTGCAGCAGATCTTCTCGAGCAACAATTTGCTGTGTGCCATCGATTTACGCAAAGGCAAACTTCTAACGGCCGCCGGCATCTTTCGTGGTCGGATGTCACCGCGCGAGGTGGATCAATTGATGACGGGCGTGAGGAATAAAAATCTGCATAATTTCGTCGACTGGATACCCAACAATATTAAGACCGCGATCTGTGATATTCCACCGCGTGGCTTGAAGATGTCAGCCACCTTTATTGGCAATACGACGGCCATACAATCGTTATTCCAGCGACTGCTCGATGGCTCGAGTATTATGCTGAGGCGCAAGGCGCATTTGCATTGGTATACGGGGGAGGGCATGGAGGAGCAGGAGTTCATCGATGCCCAGGAAGAGTTGCAGGCCATCATCGATGATTATCGCGGCAGTGCGGTCGATAGCGATCGACATGGAAGTCGCAGTGCCGATGGCGATGAGGATGATGTGGAATCTGGGTCTGGACAACAATGTCGCTATTGTGCCGACAACTAAATTTGCGAGCGAATGTGACGACGACGAGAGCCTAGGTCAAATCTGTCGGATCTGTTAAACTTGAAAGGCTGCCAGCTGGCATTTTGTCGTTGGATTACTCATTTATAGGCGCGCCTGGCTGGCCAAAGTTCGTTGCGTTTAGAGTTCAGCGGACTTGTCGTCCCATCTTCAGAGGCGACTGCCGCTTGGCAAAAAGGTGCTGCCCATCGTTGCCaaactattaataaaaatcGCGCATAAATGCAACCCGGCAAAGGTTTTTGCACTTGTTCGTATTTTTGTGTTCGTTCTTCGTGGTTTGTTGTTTCTATTTTGGTGCAAACGCATTCCTGGGATGCCGCCGTCTCCGTTTTTGTTTCCCCCGGCGGAGAcgaaaaaagccaaaaatatcCACGAAGCGTGCAGCATAGCGGATGGGGCTGCTCATGAAAATGCAGCCGCGAAGTGGAGCACACGCATACATAACTGAGAAAatggtatggtatatttttaaatatgtatataaacataaatgcaaatgcaaatgtctAAATTAAGCATTGATAGGCGGCGCCAAAAACgccacaaaaccaaaaacaacaaaaaaaaaaggggcgGCAGCGATGTTTAGGCGCCTAGCGTCCGCTTAGCGCCCATTACGTGTCAAGATTCCGTCAAGTGTGCAGTTCGCAAGCTGCTGGCTCTCAATATTTGCAGTCTGCTGTCTTTTTCAAATGTTCCAAGCTGAGCCCGCGTCAAAAACGCAGAGTTGATATTCGGCTAAGCGGTGAAAAGTGCAGCAAGTTGGCACGCATGCGTGCATCGCAGCTATCGTTATCGCCTCAACAGCTGTGAGTTAACAGTGCCAAAATGAGTTTAATTCGACGCCACGCAATTCAGTTATAAATGATGCCAAACTGctttacaacaaatatattttgcattagAAATGCTCATAAAGTACTTCACACGCAGCAGCAAGCAATTCGATGTTATtagcataaaacataaaagcgCAGTAATCGATAGGTAGATAGACTACGCGAGGTAACAGTGCCGTAACAGCAGCTGTTAAGCGCAACATGCGGCTATCGATAATACGCGCCATTGCGCACCAAAAACTTGTCATCGATAAGTcagaagcaaaaacaaagccGAACGAGGCGGACGTGTGACGCTCGGTGCGCTTAAATTTCTGATTTGTAATTCGTTGTCGCCTGGTGTGTGCATAagtgttgtatgtgtgtgttcgctGGGTTTGTGATTTTGTTATCCGTCGATTAAATGTTGTGACTCTACGCTGCACGATTTACCAtgagtgttttgttttgtttgtgtgtgtgcgtgtagtGCTAACAAGTACAAATTTCAAACCATTTAACAAATCGAATgcaacaaattcttttttCGTTCGCGCGTTGAgtttaaaattgtgtttataCAAAAACACttcataaattgcatttccttttttttgttttttttaatgtgctAAGTTGGACACACACCatacgcacatacacatagaaacaaagcagcagcaacagcaaagaagTTGTGAGCTGCGCTGCCACTGTCGAAGTTGGCAGAACACGACGACTACTTCGGTTATACACCAACACAACCAGCATTgagcatatacatacacaaacacactccaAAAACAGATACAGctaaagcagcaacagcagagcagagagcattttgacaaaatgaaataacgTGAAacgtgttgtgtgtgtttgcttgttaATAGTGTGTGAAATATGTTTGTTTCGTCGCGTTCAAgtcaaatttaacattttaagaaacaaATGAGAAAAAGAACTCGCAAATCGAAAACGTAAAACTAATGAAacaccaaaagaaaaacaacagcaaaaacagagCTAAGAAATTTCGCTGCCGCTGCGCTGCATAGTTTTGGGCTGCAGCAGCATCCCTAGTGCTGTCACGCTTCAACACACAGGCTGTTGCATTTGCGCGACATCGTCGGCAGCGCAGTTCAAAAGGGCGCTGGAATTTCTCGGCTGctgcgtttgttgttgttatttgatttttgctctttgctgCGTGTGCCAGTGTGACCAAAACTTTGCGAAATGCGCGCGCGCGacggttgtgtgtgtgtttagttgttttttgttcttgtatttttcttttttttttaccttctaatgttatttatttttgttgtgccaCAGTTTGAATATCGCGCCGTCGTCCCGCAACcgcaattgcaaataataaaataaaaaacgccCCTCCCcctaaataacaaacaaaaatcaaataagaaaaaaataaataaaaaacaaattcaaactaaaagcaaagaaaaaagcacAACGAcaaaaagtgagagagagtgcgaaagagagcgagagagagcagctgcagcttttgAAACATGTTTACCGAGGAGGGCATCTTTCCCATAGGCGACGGCCTGCTGGACGTTGATGCCGAGCGCTTGAAGGGATTACTTGTGTCGCATGACATCAACGAGATCTACGAGGTGGAACAGACGCCGTTTGCCAGGTGAGTGTgtgagacaacaacaacaaacatacaaaacCGGAGCAAGCAGCACAAAACGTGTTTGCTTCTCCTTCTCCATCTCctgtttcttcttctccttcttaTGCTGCGCTCGCTGCCTCAAAAAGTTGCCAAAAAAGCGAAAACGTCTGCAACATGTCCAGCGAGAGACAAAAATGCTTAAAGAAAGTCAGTCAGCAGTCAGTTTATAatgtcgctgtgtgtgtgtattttttgtattttttttgtttttttttttttgggttgaaaactgaaaacttcTGCGCAGGCGCAACAAGAGAGAAGCAACAGTCGCTCaataaaacttgtttttatttttctgtacGCAGTCTGGCATCTCTGCTGCCAATGTGTGTGAGCTTCTActtcaaacacacaaacatacacatgCGCACGCTACCCATGCACTTACACATGCGCAAACAAAACTTGCACTCGCTTGTTGCTGTCTTTGCCTGccctacaacaacaacagcaacaacaacatataGAGCAGCTGTTCCCGTTTACCGACGCTGTTGACTGACCCTCGGCTTCATTTTTGCATGCATTTCGCCTTCGCCTTTGCCTTCACATTCGCCAAACCGATTGGACTCTCTTTCGCATCGCCCCATCTTACTTGCACACGCAAGCGTCCGCTCGCCCCTTTGCACTTTAGCTCTTGCTCGCTTGCTCTGGGCCCTTTGTGTCTCTGTTTATGTgaatgtgtatatgtatgtgtttgcttGTGGCTACCTTTTCTGCtagatttgcatttttgctcgtttttcattataatttgctttgcatttcGCTTATTCCGTTTCGTTCCGTCATcagacatcatcatcatcatcatcatcacagtggtcgtcgtcatcgtcatcattatcGGTGGCAGCATTTTGCtcattagtttttatttggtttttattcaaaacCATCTGCACTCCCCCTTCGCTCCGGTCTgactgcaatttgcataaatgtaTTTCTCCTTCTGTTTCTGATTCAGTTTGCGGTCACGCTTCCCCAGCAGCTTCCTTGTTTACCCCTGACCTTATCGCCTTCTCTTTCACACGCTCGCTGCCTCAACTATTCTGACAGCTGAAGTTAGAGCAGCACTTGAGACGAAGTCTGCCTGGctccccttttttttttcatacacTTTTGTGTAGACTTTAGTTCTACACTAGAAAAGTAGCATACTCAATTATTTAGTGTGACCATTTCGTATTAAAGCAAACGTAGATgaattttcgtatattttgtttgtttatttcaaatgataTTATTTAGAATACTCTTCCAAATAGGTGGCATCCCAAGTAGGCTGACTGTGAAGGTCGTTCGCTTCACTTTACTTTgttttactttgctttgctttgctgcgaGCTTTGCTTTGCATGACACTTCTTCTACTTAGCTCTCGCTCGCACGCATGCCCTATCGCTGCGTAGAACAACTGGGGAGAcagggagagagacagagacacataCCATATCAGTCACTCTCACAAGCTCACAGTGCGACAGCTATGCGAAGAGCTGCTTTATCTACAGCTCGTGCGGCTTTAGAGTTTTTCACTgataagcacacacaaacaattttATCAGCTATCGATGGTTGATTTCGTAAGCGAGCAAGCGAAGCACGAAATGCGAAATTATAACcaagcacaaaaaatacaaaatcaaatcgaaacGAACCGAAGCGAATCGAATCGAAGAAtcgagagtggagagtggagagtggtgGAGAGCAACACAACCTTTTTTgtcacacacaacacagacagTTATTCATTTTAGCTAGCTTATCATTTCAATTGGCTTTTCGATATTACTTACCACACTTTACAGTTAACAGTAGGGGGAAAACATTCTCATTGAAATTTGTGCTTGCTAATTGAACATTTgatgttgtatattttgttgtactttaAATAGTTGATAATATATAGGAATACAATAGGCAAATAGTAAATAGCAAATTTTGAAACAGCTGTGTCGCACTTAagattttgttaattatattaaacagCTGCTACGCAAATTGCGCGCTGCAACtaacatttgtaatttttgtagttgttgttgttgttgattattaataaataaacagacaaaatgcattgcatttttattgcattgaaTGCAATCAGTAGCTCATAATGAGCTCAgctaaaatgcaataatagaTTATTTAACATTGACAGTGACAGTGTCACCTTAGCATTGAAAACATTCCAGACTCGCTGTCTGTTCTCTCCCTCtatataatacacacacacacatttatatataaatattcaaatatctGCTATGAAGAGTATTTGGTATTCGCTGgagttttatataatttcacttgcatttaattaaatttcgcCTCTTTAGCAAAATTCTGCCCGGCGGATAAAATGGTTTCTTCTTCGCTTTTTCGCGtcttcgtgttttttttttattttcttttcgtttcggTTTTTTGTCAAACCTTGTTTCGCGTGTTTTCTTTaacgcttttattttttttcggttgttttcttcatttt
Coding sequences:
- the LOC117574659 gene encoding probable tubulin beta chain CG32396; amino-acid sequence: MREIVTLQIGGAGNAIGDAFWHVISHEHGVDYATGRFGGTSPLQLERINVFFNATASKRLYARTIIIDTEASTIQRLNSSSQLYRPENMVAGSESAGNNFARGYHTDGAEILDQVLDNTRREVESVDSFQGFQLLHSIGGGTGSGLTSLIMEALVEQYPDNLLCNYVTIPSPNMSQVVVEPYNALLSIPALVNNSHLTFCLDNEALFQICNRNLKIQMSGYEHINHIVALTMSGITTCLRFPGQLNAGLRKIYVNMVPFPRLHFLIPGFAPLVTCKQQQFSKGTVSELVQQIFSSNNLLCAIDLRKGKLLTAAGIFRGRMSPREVDQLMTGVRNKNLHNFVDWIPNNIKTAICDIPPRGLKMSATFIGNTTAIQSLFQRLLDGSSIMLRRKAHLHWYTGEGMEEQEFIDAQEELQAIIDDYRGSAVDSDRHGSRSADGDEDDVESGSGQQCRYCADN